The Parabacteroides timonensis sequence ATTGTAGAAATAGCGTTATAGTGTTAAAATCACTACATGTAGTGATTGATTGTGTTGTATCTTTCCTGTTCCTTTGCAATCATAAAATACTAATAGTTCGAGTACAATGAAACAACGCTACCTGTGTGTGCTGGTTGTCAGTTCTCTTTGGGGGATACAAACTTTGAAGGCTGATGAGGTAAAAGTGAATATCAATGAAAATGATACCATCAAAACGTATAATATCGATGAGGTCATTGTGACTTCTTCGACGAAGGAAACGAACGACCTGCGTCTGTTGCCCGGTTCTGTTTCTATCCTTTCCCCACAAGCTATTTCCGGACGTCAGATCGATGCGTTGAAAGATATCAGTTCCTTTGTCCCTAACCTGTATATGCCGGATTACGGTTCGAAGATGACTTCGGCTATTTATATCCGTGGTATCGGTGCACGAAGCAGCGGACAGTCGATCGGGCTATATGTAGATAATGTGCCGTATCTCGATAAGAGTACGTTTGATTTCGAACTGAACGATATTCAGCGTATCGAAGTGTTGCGTGGTCCGCAGGGAACATTGTACGGTCGTAATGCGATGGGAGGTATCGTGAATATTTATACCTTGTCACCTTTCAATTATCAGGGTACGAAACTTTCCCTTTCCGGAGGCAACTATGGTGCTTTTAAGGCAAAGGCGGCCCACTACCGGAAATTGAGTGAGAAGGTCGGGCTTTCCCTTAGCGGTTACTATGATCGTAACGACGGTTTTTTTGTCAACGAATACGATAATACCCGGGCAGATAAGGAAGAGTCGGCAGGCGGACGTTTCAAACTGGACTGGCTGATCACTCCGAACCTGAAGGCGCAATATACATTCAACTACGATTATGTCAATCAACGGGCTTTCCCGTACGGACTTTACAATAAGGAGACGGGAGTGGTAGAACCTATCCGCATCAACGATCCCAGTTCGTATGAGCGTAATATGCTGAACAATAGTCTTTACCTGGAATGGAAAACTGATAAGTTCCTGCTTTCTTCGACCACTGCTTACCAGTATCTGAAGGATGATATGAAAATGGACCAGGACTATACCGAAAAGTCTATCTTCACCCTCAACCAGAAACAGAAACAATATGCCTGGAGCGAAGAAGTGGCGATCCGTTCGAACGATAAGAAGAATTACCAGTGGAGTTTCGGGGCTTACGGCTTCTATAATAGCCTGAAGACAGATGGGCCGGTGATGTTTAAGAAGGATGGTATAAAGGAGGTTTTGCAGGCTGCTTTCGATAAAATTCCTTTTCCTAAGTTTACCGTTAAAGGAGAAAATGATCAGATATATTTTCCCGGCTATTTTGAAACGCCTACTTATGGTTTAGCTCTGTTTCACCAATCGACATATAATGATTTGTTTATTCCCGGACTATCCCTGACAGCCGGTTTGCGTCTGGATTATGAAAAGGCGAAGATGAATTATGATTCATCGGTGGAAGGCATGACGATTAATATGTTTTTACCCAGTATGGCTCCGGGTATGCCAACCATTAATCAGGACTTTCCTGTAACTTCCCGTCTGGCGGGAGAAGAATCGCAGGATTTTCTGCAACTACTACCAAAAGCGTCTCTGCGTTATCAGTGTTCGCCGGGAACATTTACTTATATTTCTGTAGCTAAGGGTTATAAAACAGGAGGATATAATGTACAGATGTTTGGCGACCTGGTACAGGCTCAGGCACAGTATGACCTAAAGGAAGAAATAAAGCAGATAATGCCTCCGGGAATGGGAGGAATGTTTGAAAATCCCGAATTGCCGCCTGTATCCGATGTTGCCTCTTACAAGCCGGAACATAGCTGGAATTATGAGATCGGTGTTCGTAGCGAACTGCTTAAAGATCGTTTGAATATGGAACTGACGTTGTTTTATATGGATATTAGCGATTTGCAGTTGACTACGTTCGCCACGAATGGTAGCGGTCGTATGATAACAAACGGTGGTAAAGCCGATAGCTATGGTGTGGAGGTCAGTCTCCGCAGCCTTATCACCACAGGTCTGACCGCCGACTTGAATTATGGCTTTACCCGTGCCACTTTCCGTGATTATGCTACCTTGGATAAAGACGAGGTGGAGACGAACTATAAAGATAATTTTATCCCGTATACCCCGCGTCATACCGTTAGCCTGGGGTTGCAATACACCAAGTTGCTGCCTAACTACTGGCTCGACCAGTTCACCATCTCCGCCCAGTACACCGGAGCCGGAAAGATATTCTGGACGGAAACCAATGATATCAGCCAGAACTTTTACGGTGTGTTGAACGGCAAAGCAGGTGTCCGCAAAGGGGCCGTTAACCTCAACGTCTGGAGTCGTAATATCACGAATACGGATTATCAGGCTTTCTATTTCGAATCATTCAATAACTCATTCATACAAAAAGGCAAACCGTTCCAGATAGGAGCGGAGGTGTCGGTGGCTTTCTAAAGAAACATATATGAAAATAGTACTCTTATCTTGTTGTTTCTTTCTCTCCGTATTATCTGTTAAAGCGGAAGACCAGGATACGACAAAAGTCCGTCAGGTCGATCTGAACGAGGTGGTTGTCCAATCATTCAAACAGAACAGGGATCTGCGGTTGGAGCCATTATCGGCTTCGTCCGTCACAGGGACAGCGATACAAAATAAGCATATCACCGATATTAAGGAATTCAGTTCCTTTATCCCGAACCTGTTTATGCCGGATTACGGTTCGAAGCTGACTTCACCCGTTTATATCCGTGGGATAGGTTCGAAGATCAATGCCCCTTCGGTCGGTCTTTACGTAGACGGTATCCCTTATTTCGAGAAGTCTGCTTTCGATTTCAACTTCACCGAGATCGACCGGATGGAAGTACTGCGTGGCCCGCAGGGAACCTTGTACGGACGTAACACGATGGGAGGAATTATCAATGTATATACCAAATCGCCATTGAAGTATCAGGGCACGAATGCATGGATCTCTAACGGTACCTATGGTAATCGCGATTATGCCCTTTCCCGGTATGCAAAGGTCGGGGAGACTTTCGGTTATGCCCTTTCTGCCAATTATAACCGGAGTGACGGATATTTCACCAACCTGTACACTGATAAGAAAGCCGACGACCAGAAAGCCGGTTCAGGACGCATCCGTCTCGAATGGAAACCGACAGACCGATTATCGCTGGGCCTGATGAGTTCGTATGATTACTCCAAACAGGGCGGCTATCCCTACGCCGTTTGCGACTCCCTGACGCATCAGCCGGGCGATGTCAATTATAACGATTATAGTTTTTATAAACGGGCTATGTCTACTACCGGTCTGACGGTCGAGTACCGTGGAACGGGTTACAGCCTGAGCAGTAAAACCGCTTTCCAATATCTCTCGGATCACCAGGGGATCGACCAGGACTTTTCTGTACAAAGCATTTATTTTGCCCGGCAGGATCAGAAACAGAAGATGTTGTCGGAAGAGTTTAATATCAAATCGACAACGGCCGGCCGTTATAAGTGGCTGTTCGGTGCATTCGGTTTCTGGCAGGGGATCGATAATACGGTGACGCTGGATTATCTTTCTGCCCAATACAGTACGCGGAAATTGTATGATACTCCCACTTACGGTTTTGCCCTCTATCACCAGTCTACGTTGGATAGCTTGCTGGTGGACGGTCTGTCCCTGACTCTCGGTGTTCGCTACGATTACGAACGGGCTTCCACGGATTATCTGGCCTTTAAAGATACCGGAGGCAGCAGTAGCCAGACAGATAATTTTTACAGTAAACTGAAATTTAGCCAGGTGACGCCCAAGATCGCTTTGCAATATATGTTCCCCTCTACCGGTCTGCTGTATGCTACCGTGACGAAGGGGTACAAGACCGGTGGTTTTAATACCTCTTTCGAACGTGAGGAAGACCGCTCTTTCAATCCCGAAAGTAGCTGGAACTATGAGTTGGGAGGGAAACACCCTTTTCTCGACAATCGGTTGCGTGCCGAAATCGCCCTTTTCCGGATCGACTGGAAGAACCAGCAGATCAGCCAGACACTTCCTTCCGGCAGAGGATCGATGTTGACGAATGCCGGTCGTAGTGTAAGTAAAGGGATAGAAGTCAGCTTGCAGGGTAATCCGGTGAACGGCCTGATGGTGCAGGTGAATTATGGCTTTACTCATGCCACATTTAAAGAGTATGTCGATGAAAAGAAAAATATCGATTACTCCGGCAATCGACTGCCGATGGTTCCTTCGCACACCTTTGCCGTCGGAGCCGACTACACGATATCGAATCCATGCTCCCATATCGACCGCTTCCTCGTTAGTCTGAACTATACCGGGACGGGCCAAATCTATTGGAAGGAAGACAATAAAGTTTCCCAGTCTTATTACGGACAATTGAACGGAAAAGTTTCTGCAACCAAAGGATTTGCTACCTTTGCAATCTGGGCTAAAAATATAACGAATACCCAATATAACGCTTTCTATTTCGAGTCGGGAGGAAAAGGGCTGGCACAACGGGGCCGTCCGTTCACGATCGGGGGAAGTGTGGCCATTTCGCTTTAGCTTGCCTGACGGAAAAGTATTGCTCTCGGTAGTAGCCGAAAGCTTGTCTGACGGAAAAGTATCGCTCTCGGTGGTAGCCGAAAGCTTGCCTGACGGAAAAGTATTGCTCTCGGTGGTAGCCGAAAGCTTGTCTGACGGAAAAGTATCGCTCTCGGTAGTAGCCGAAAGCTTGCCTGACGAAAAAGTATCGCTCTCGGTGGTAGCCGAAAGCTTGCCTGACGAAAAAGTATTGCTTTCGGTAGTAGCCGACGATGATATATAAAGAAAAACATGAAACAAGAAAACAAAATATTCAACCTCGGAACCTTCTTCTGTCTGTACATTGCGCAGACCATTCCGATGAGCTTTTTCTCCACCGTCATCCCGGTCATGATGCGGCAGGAGAACTTCTCCTTATCTGCCATCGGGTTACTGCAACTGATCAAGTTGCCCTGGATACTGAAATTCCTCTGGTCGCCGATGGTAGACCGTCATGCCCGGACGACGGGCGATTATAAGCGATGGATATTCTCCTCCGAACTTATTTATGCCGTATTGATCTTTGCGGTTGCTTTCCTTGATTTCAAAACCGATTTTTATACCATCATAGCCTTGATCATCGTATCGTTCGTTGCTTCTGCCACGCAGGATATAGCGACCGATGCCCTGGCCGTTCTCTCGTTCAGCCGGAAAGATAAAAGCCTGGCGAACAGTATGCAGTCGATGGGCAGTTTCGGTGGTTCGCTGATCGGTGGCGGGGTATTATTATTGTTGTTTAAACAGTTGGGATGGAACAGCCTCCTGCCTTGTGTGGCTTTGTTCGTTATAGTGGCCCTGCTTCCCCTGTTCTTTAATAAAGGGATTGTTATTCAGCCGAAAGATACCCACGAACGGGCAAAGAAAGCCGATGTCCTCTACTTTTTCACTCAAAAGAAAATATGGAAACAGATCGGTTTCCTTTTCCTGTATTATTCGGGATTGATCGGGACACTGGCGATGTTGAAACCCTACCTGGTCGACCTGGGCTATTCGATGAAAGAGATTGGCGTCATGAGCGGGGTGGTGGGGACTGCCTGTGGTTTTCTGTCTTCTTTTGCCGGAGGTTTTATCGTCCGCCGCATCGGACGACATCGGGGACGGCTGTTGTTCTCTCTTTTTGTATTGCTGGCAACACTCTATTTCCTGGCTCTCTCTTATACGACACCGACAACCGAACTGTTGTATGTCGGTATAGCCCTGCTTTGGGGAAGCTATGGAATGGCTACCATTGTGGTATATACTACCGCTATGGATTGCGTACGCCCCGGACGGGAAGGAACGGATTTTACGATACAGACCGTGATCACCCATCTGAGTGGAATGCTGATGGCCATCTTGAGCGGGAAGATAGCCGATCATACCGGCTATCACGGACTGTTTTTCTTTGAAGTCAGCCTGGCTGTGTTATCGTTGGTCTATATATTGATCGTATTCAGAAAAGAGAAAGAAACAGTTTAGAATGATTAATTTCAAATTAGAAAAAACTGAGTCTTTTATGAGGCTCCGCCTCATGCCGCAGGCTCTCTTTTGCCGTTTGCTTCAGCTGACGGATAAATTAATGCTCCGGCTTTGCCGTATTCCTCTGTGGGTTTTAACCCCTTTGACATATAATGGTAGTCCCTGTTTTAAAAGGGGCTGAAGCCCACAAAGGAAGAGGCTTTGCCTCCTGTCTCTTATATCCGTCAGCTGAAGCAGACGGCAAAAGAGAGCCTGCGGCACAAGGCAACGCCTTGTAAAGAAAGGTAGTTCACATCTGACAATAAATGAAACATTCACTTCTAGAAAAAATGAGACAAACAATTTTATTATGATACAAAGCTTATTACAGAAATACAATGTGCCGGTTCCGAGGTATACCAGCTATCCGCCGGCCAATTATTTTACGGATACATTTACAAATACAGATTATGAAGCTGCCATAGAAGCCTCCAATACTGCCAGTCCCGGACATATCTCTTTCTATGTACATATTCCTTTCTGCCGTCATCTTTGTCATTATTGCGGATGCAATTCGTTTGCAATGATGAACCGGAGTGTGGTGGAACGTTATATAGAAGCCCTGCATGTGGAGATCGATAAAGTGAAAGAACGGCTGGCTCCGGGACGAAAAATATCCCAGATACATTATGGCGGAGGAAGCCCTACGGCCATGCCGGTATATGTTTTGAAAGAACTGAACGACCATCTGTTGGCCGGTTTTGAAACGATCGATCAGCCGGAAATAGCCGTGGAATGCCATCCCGGATACCTGGATGAAGAATATTGGCAGTACCTGACCGAAGCCGGTTTCAACCGCTTTAGCCTGGGTGTTCAGGATTTCAATGAAAAGGTATTGAAGACAGTAAACCGTCGTCCGGCTTTACTGCCGGTTGAAATGATCTTCCGGATCCTTCGCAGCAAAGGGGCACGTATCAATATGGATTTTATTTACGGATTGCCTTTCCAGACAGCCGAAAGCTTTTCCGAAACCATTACCCGGGCAGCCGTTTTACAGCCGGATCGTTTGGTTACTTTTTCTTATGCGCATGTCCCCTGGGTCAACCGGCAACAGCTGATCCTGGAAAAAGCCGGCCTTCCTGCCAGTGAGGAAAAGAGTCGTATGTTTGAAGCAGCGAAAGAAATATTGGGCGGTACCGGTTATAAAACCATCGGTCTGGATCATTTTGTACTTGAAGACGACGAATTGTATACCGCCCGGCAAAACGGACAGCTGCACCGTAATTTCCAAGGCTATTGTACCCGTCGTACGACAGGGCAGGTGTATGCTTTCGGTGTGACGGGCATAAGCCAACTGAGTTCCGCTTATACGCAGAACAGTAAAGATATTCACCGATATATCGAACAGATCGAGGGCGGTTCGTTTGCCATAGCAAAAGGATATACATTAAGCCGCGACGAACAGATCACCCGCGAAGCGATCGAAACGCTGATGTGTAACTATACATTGAACTGGCAGGATGTGGCTACCCGCCTGGCTTGTCCCGTAGATGAGGTAAAAGCAGCAACTGCTTATGATGAAAAACGTATGCGGGAGTTTGCCGGGGACGGTTTGATCGAATATGACGATGATCATATCCGCATGACTTCCGAAGGCGCTCTTTTTGTTCGTAACGTGGCGGCATCGTTGGATAAACTGATGCTTCATTCTAATAAATCATTTTCTAAACCAGTCTGATATGGAACAGCATACTACGGATATTCTGATCATCGGAGCCGGCCTGACCGGTCTGACTACTGCCTTTCATTTGGTACGTGGAGGAAAGCGGGTACATATACTGGAATGTAGCGACCGTGTTGGCGGACAGATCCATACCTTCCGTGAAGAGGGTTTTATCTTTGAGAGCGGACCGAATACCGGTGTAGTCTCTTATCCCGAAGTCGCGGAACTGTTCATGGCTTTATCTCCCGACTGCAAACTGGAGACTGCTCACGAAGAGGCGAAGCGCCGTTTGATCTGGAAAGGAAACTC is a genomic window containing:
- a CDS encoding TonB-dependent receptor, whose translation is MKQRYLCVLVVSSLWGIQTLKADEVKVNINENDTIKTYNIDEVIVTSSTKETNDLRLLPGSVSILSPQAISGRQIDALKDISSFVPNLYMPDYGSKMTSAIYIRGIGARSSGQSIGLYVDNVPYLDKSTFDFELNDIQRIEVLRGPQGTLYGRNAMGGIVNIYTLSPFNYQGTKLSLSGGNYGAFKAKAAHYRKLSEKVGLSLSGYYDRNDGFFVNEYDNTRADKEESAGGRFKLDWLITPNLKAQYTFNYDYVNQRAFPYGLYNKETGVVEPIRINDPSSYERNMLNNSLYLEWKTDKFLLSSTTAYQYLKDDMKMDQDYTEKSIFTLNQKQKQYAWSEEVAIRSNDKKNYQWSFGAYGFYNSLKTDGPVMFKKDGIKEVLQAAFDKIPFPKFTVKGENDQIYFPGYFETPTYGLALFHQSTYNDLFIPGLSLTAGLRLDYEKAKMNYDSSVEGMTINMFLPSMAPGMPTINQDFPVTSRLAGEESQDFLQLLPKASLRYQCSPGTFTYISVAKGYKTGGYNVQMFGDLVQAQAQYDLKEEIKQIMPPGMGGMFENPELPPVSDVASYKPEHSWNYEIGVRSELLKDRLNMELTLFYMDISDLQLTTFATNGSGRMITNGGKADSYGVEVSLRSLITTGLTADLNYGFTRATFRDYATLDKDEVETNYKDNFIPYTPRHTVSLGLQYTKLLPNYWLDQFTISAQYTGAGKIFWTETNDISQNFYGVLNGKAGVRKGAVNLNVWSRNITNTDYQAFYFESFNNSFIQKGKPFQIGAEVSVAF
- a CDS encoding TonB-dependent receptor — its product is MKIVLLSCCFFLSVLSVKAEDQDTTKVRQVDLNEVVVQSFKQNRDLRLEPLSASSVTGTAIQNKHITDIKEFSSFIPNLFMPDYGSKLTSPVYIRGIGSKINAPSVGLYVDGIPYFEKSAFDFNFTEIDRMEVLRGPQGTLYGRNTMGGIINVYTKSPLKYQGTNAWISNGTYGNRDYALSRYAKVGETFGYALSANYNRSDGYFTNLYTDKKADDQKAGSGRIRLEWKPTDRLSLGLMSSYDYSKQGGYPYAVCDSLTHQPGDVNYNDYSFYKRAMSTTGLTVEYRGTGYSLSSKTAFQYLSDHQGIDQDFSVQSIYFARQDQKQKMLSEEFNIKSTTAGRYKWLFGAFGFWQGIDNTVTLDYLSAQYSTRKLYDTPTYGFALYHQSTLDSLLVDGLSLTLGVRYDYERASTDYLAFKDTGGSSSQTDNFYSKLKFSQVTPKIALQYMFPSTGLLYATVTKGYKTGGFNTSFEREEDRSFNPESSWNYELGGKHPFLDNRLRAEIALFRIDWKNQQISQTLPSGRGSMLTNAGRSVSKGIEVSLQGNPVNGLMVQVNYGFTHATFKEYVDEKKNIDYSGNRLPMVPSHTFAVGADYTISNPCSHIDRFLVSLNYTGTGQIYWKEDNKVSQSYYGQLNGKVSATKGFATFAIWAKNITNTQYNAFYFESGGKGLAQRGRPFTIGGSVAISL
- a CDS encoding MFS transporter — protein: MKQENKIFNLGTFFCLYIAQTIPMSFFSTVIPVMMRQENFSLSAIGLLQLIKLPWILKFLWSPMVDRHARTTGDYKRWIFSSELIYAVLIFAVAFLDFKTDFYTIIALIIVSFVASATQDIATDALAVLSFSRKDKSLANSMQSMGSFGGSLIGGGVLLLLFKQLGWNSLLPCVALFVIVALLPLFFNKGIVIQPKDTHERAKKADVLYFFTQKKIWKQIGFLFLYYSGLIGTLAMLKPYLVDLGYSMKEIGVMSGVVGTACGFLSSFAGGFIVRRIGRHRGRLLFSLFVLLATLYFLALSYTTPTTELLYVGIALLWGSYGMATIVVYTTAMDCVRPGREGTDFTIQTVITHLSGMLMAILSGKIADHTGYHGLFFFEVSLAVLSLVYILIVFRKEKETV
- the hemN gene encoding oxygen-independent coproporphyrinogen III oxidase, with product MIQSLLQKYNVPVPRYTSYPPANYFTDTFTNTDYEAAIEASNTASPGHISFYVHIPFCRHLCHYCGCNSFAMMNRSVVERYIEALHVEIDKVKERLAPGRKISQIHYGGGSPTAMPVYVLKELNDHLLAGFETIDQPEIAVECHPGYLDEEYWQYLTEAGFNRFSLGVQDFNEKVLKTVNRRPALLPVEMIFRILRSKGARINMDFIYGLPFQTAESFSETITRAAVLQPDRLVTFSYAHVPWVNRQQLILEKAGLPASEEKSRMFEAAKEILGGTGYKTIGLDHFVLEDDELYTARQNGQLHRNFQGYCTRRTTGQVYAFGVTGISQLSSAYTQNSKDIHRYIEQIEGGSFAIAKGYTLSRDEQITREAIETLMCNYTLNWQDVATRLACPVDEVKAATAYDEKRMREFAGDGLIEYDDDHIRMTSEGALFVRNVAASLDKLMLHSNKSFSKPV